The Fluviicola sp. genome segment GTATGCCGCAGGTTTGGAAAGCGGCGGATTCGAAATATGATATCCGATGAAATAAAGCAGGGCTAGTAATAAACCAAAAGCCGTGAATGCTACGATTCCGGCTATTTTGCGATCTTTTAACCGGATCGCTTTCTCTGTTTCAACACTGAAGTCCATAATTCCTGGTTTTTAACTGACTATCCGGCTTTGGTAGCAATTACAAACTTCAATTGGTGTTTCAATCCAAGCTGCAATAAGTCTATCAATTCCTGAACATCCAGGTCATACGCAGGACGAAGCACTACGGTTTCATCTTTTCGCAATTTTGTTTCCTGTAATAAGCGTACTTCCAGATCCTGTGGCGCTACTTCGTCTTTATCCAGGTAATACTTTTTATCACTGGTTACAGTCAAAGTCAGATGTGATCCCACTTTCGTATCCGTTTCTTTTGCATCCGGCAGCGGAACTTTGATCACGTTCGGGTTTGCCAATGTTGAGATAATGAGGAAGAACAAAAGCAAGAAGAACATGATATCACTCATGGAGGAGGATTCTACTCCCGCATGAAAGCGTTTTTTGCGTTTTATTGCCATTTTCCGGGACGTTGAATGATATTAATAAATCCTAAGTTCGTTGACTGGATTTTCAGGGCATAGCTGTCGATCATCGCATTCAGGATGTGATATGCGGAGTAGGCAATGATACCTACGACCAATCCGGCACCGGAACTAATCATTTTTTCATATAAACCACCGGAGATGTTACCGATACTTACGTTTTCAGAAATGGAAATGTTGTAGAAGATCTTAATTACCCCCGCAATGGTACCGATGAACCCGAAAGTTGGAGCGATACCCGCAACCAATCCTAGCGTTCCCATTCCTTTTTCCATTTTACCGATCTCGATATTGGCAACCTTATCCATATTGGACTCGATCTCGGAAACCGGCCTTCCGATTGTTTGGATACCTTCTGCAACAACAGAACCGTAAGCACTTTGGTCGCGCTGCACGGTATTCAATGCATCCTGGATATTTCCTTTCTCCAAATTCATCCGGATATCATTCAACAAATTGGAATTGTATACAGACATGCGTTTGATGTAGCGGTAGCGCTCAATCACCACATACAGGGTGTAGAACAACAAAATGATGATGGGAATGATGAACACACCACCTTTCATTACGAACTCCAATGCCGTGATTTTTTCACCTGCTTTTGCTGCTTTTTCTTCAGCCTCCGGTACGCTGTCTTTAACGATTTGCGCCAAGCTCAACAACGGA includes the following:
- a CDS encoding biopolymer transporter ExbD, coding for MAIKRKKRFHAGVESSSMSDIMFFLLLFFLIISTLANPNVIKVPLPDAKETDTKVGSHLTLTVTSDKKYYLDKDEVAPQDLEVRLLQETKLRKDETVVLRPAYDLDVQELIDLLQLGLKHQLKFVIATKAG
- a CDS encoding MotA/TolQ/ExbB proton channel family protein, whose protein sequence is MRKAAIFTILFLATPLLSLAQIVKDSVPEAEEKAAKAGEKITALEFVMKGGVFIIPIIILLFYTLYVVIERYRYIKRMSVYNSNLLNDIRMNLEKGNIQDALNTVQRDQSAYGSVVAEGIQTIGRPVSEIESNMDKVANIEIGKMEKGMGTLGLVAGIAPTFGFIGTIAGVIKIFYNISISENVSIGNISGGLYEKMISSGAGLVVGIIAYSAYHILNAMIDSYALKIQSTNLGFINIIQRPGKWQ